A single genomic interval of Mycolicibacterium sp. MU0053 harbors:
- a CDS encoding acyl-CoA dehydrogenase family protein: protein MSDTHIVTNQVPPLQDHNPAASPVLIEALIREGGEWGLDEITELGARSGSAEAQRWGELADRNRPILHTHDRYGHRLDEVEYDPAYHELMRVAVGHGLHAAPWADDRAGAHVVRAGKTSVWTPEPGHICPISMTYAVVPALRHNAELAAVYEPLLTSRVYDPALAVPTTKPGLTAGMSMTEKQGGSDVRAGTTEAVPKGDGSYRLTGHKWFTSAPMCDIFLVLAQAPGGLSCFFLPRVLPDGSRNRMFLQRLKDKLGNHANASSEVEYDGATAWLVGEEGRGVPTIIEMVNLTRLDCALGSATSMRSGLARAIHHVAHRKAFGAYLIDQPLMRNVVADMAVEAEAATMVAMRMAGATDRAAGGDEREALLRRIGLPAAKYWVCKRATEHAAEAMECLGGNGYVEDSGLPRLYREAPLMGIWEGSGNVSALDTLRAMTTRPESVEVLFDDLGQAAGSDPRLDAHIAGLKQQLGELETIEFRARKVAEDIALAMQGALLVRHGHPAVAEAFLATRLAGQWGGAYGTLPAGLDVAPILERALVKG, encoded by the coding sequence ATGTCGGATACCCATATCGTCACCAATCAGGTGCCGCCACTGCAGGACCACAACCCGGCGGCCTCGCCGGTGCTCATCGAGGCACTCATCCGTGAGGGCGGCGAATGGGGCCTGGACGAGATCACCGAGCTCGGGGCCCGGTCCGGCAGCGCCGAGGCGCAGCGCTGGGGCGAACTCGCCGACCGGAACCGGCCGATTCTGCACACCCACGACCGCTACGGGCATCGGCTCGACGAGGTCGAGTACGACCCGGCCTATCACGAGTTGATGCGCGTCGCGGTCGGGCACGGTCTGCATGCCGCGCCGTGGGCCGACGACCGGGCCGGGGCCCATGTGGTGCGTGCCGGTAAGACCTCGGTGTGGACGCCGGAGCCCGGGCACATCTGCCCGATCTCGATGACCTACGCCGTGGTGCCCGCACTGCGGCACAACGCGGAACTGGCGGCGGTGTACGAACCGCTGCTGACCAGCCGGGTCTACGACCCCGCGCTGGCCGTGCCGACGACGAAGCCCGGCCTCACCGCGGGCATGTCGATGACCGAGAAGCAGGGCGGTTCCGATGTCCGGGCCGGCACCACCGAGGCCGTCCCGAAAGGCGACGGCAGCTACCGGCTCACCGGGCACAAATGGTTCACCTCGGCGCCGATGTGCGACATCTTCCTGGTGCTGGCCCAGGCCCCCGGCGGGCTGTCGTGCTTCTTCCTGCCCCGGGTACTGCCGGACGGCAGCCGCAACCGAATGTTCCTGCAGCGGCTCAAGGACAAACTAGGCAACCATGCGAACGCCTCCAGCGAGGTCGAGTACGACGGTGCCACCGCCTGGCTGGTCGGCGAGGAGGGCCGCGGCGTGCCGACCATCATCGAGATGGTCAACCTGACCCGGCTGGACTGCGCGCTGGGCAGCGCCACCAGCATGCGCTCCGGGCTGGCCCGGGCGATCCATCACGTGGCGCACCGCAAGGCCTTCGGCGCGTACCTGATCGATCAACCGCTCATGCGAAACGTCGTGGCCGACATGGCTGTCGAGGCCGAGGCCGCCACCATGGTGGCGATGCGGATGGCCGGTGCCACGGACCGCGCGGCGGGCGGTGACGAACGCGAGGCGCTGCTGCGCCGCATCGGCCTACCGGCCGCCAAATACTGGGTGTGCAAACGTGCGACCGAACACGCGGCCGAGGCCATGGAGTGTCTGGGCGGCAACGGCTACGTGGAGGATTCCGGCCTGCCGCGGTTGTACCGGGAGGCACCGCTGATGGGCATCTGGGAAGGCTCCGGCAACGTCAGCGCGCTGGACACGCTGCGCGCCATGACAACTCGACCGGAATCCGTCGAGGTGCTGTTCGACGACCTCGGCCAGGCGGCCGGCTCGGATCCCCGGTTGGACGCCCACATCGCCGGTCTCAAGCAGCAACTCGGCGAGTTGGAGACCATCGAATTCCGGGCCCGCAAGGTCGCCGAGGACATCGCGCTCGCCATGCAGGGCGCGCTGCTGGTCCGGCACGGCCATCCGGCCGTCGCCGAGGCGTTCCTCGCGACCCGGCTGGCCGGTCAGTGGGGCGGTGCCTACGGCACGCTGCCCGCCGGCCTGGATGTCGCCCCGATCCTCGAGCGGGCCTTGGTGAAGGGGTGA
- a CDS encoding phosphatase PAP2 family protein, which produces MSAIDEHLVADREPEEVAATLRDRRLTLLRRIALGTWFAVVGYRIATTGVAFNRELLLLYICTGLVAASIGRRQVLYVIRDWLPFALVLVVYDLSRGAADLIGRPTLWHWQADADRWLFFGVMPTVWLQERLKQPHPPWWEVVISTTYMSFFILPYAIAGVLWLRNRDEWKRFAQLFVGLSFAALVIYAVLPAAPPWAAARCTAADVEAGPSDPRCMFSSARDVPDGGILGAMSASQPGAHAWVERISTRGWAKLNLDTARALIDQGQASVNLVAAIPSLHAGLSLAIAMFLWRRVHRGWRPLLAAYVLIMAFTLVYAAEHYVVDLLLGWLLAVIAMVALNRLSPHATAAPPDP; this is translated from the coding sequence GTGTCTGCGATCGACGAACATTTGGTCGCAGACCGCGAACCCGAGGAGGTGGCGGCGACGCTTCGGGACCGGCGCCTCACGCTGCTGCGGCGCATCGCCCTGGGCACCTGGTTTGCGGTGGTGGGCTACCGGATCGCCACCACCGGGGTGGCCTTCAACCGCGAGCTGCTGCTGCTCTACATCTGCACCGGGCTGGTCGCGGCCAGCATCGGCCGCCGGCAGGTGCTCTACGTGATCCGGGACTGGCTGCCGTTCGCACTGGTGCTGGTGGTCTATGACCTGTCCCGCGGTGCCGCGGACCTGATCGGGCGGCCCACCCTGTGGCACTGGCAGGCCGACGCCGACCGGTGGCTGTTCTTCGGGGTCATGCCCACGGTGTGGCTGCAGGAACGCCTCAAACAGCCGCATCCGCCGTGGTGGGAGGTGGTCATCAGCACCACCTACATGTCTTTTTTCATCCTGCCCTACGCCATTGCCGGGGTGCTGTGGCTGCGCAACCGCGATGAATGGAAACGTTTCGCGCAGTTGTTCGTCGGGCTTTCGTTCGCCGCGCTGGTGATCTACGCGGTACTCCCGGCGGCACCGCCGTGGGCGGCCGCGCGCTGCACGGCCGCCGACGTCGAAGCCGGTCCGTCGGATCCGCGGTGCATGTTCTCCTCGGCCCGCGACGTGCCCGACGGCGGCATCCTGGGCGCGATGAGCGCCAGCCAACCCGGCGCGCATGCGTGGGTGGAGCGCATCTCGACCCGGGGTTGGGCCAAGCTCAACCTCGACACCGCCCGCGCGTTGATCGATCAGGGGCAGGCCAGCGTGAACCTGGTGGCCGCCATCCCGTCGCTGCATGCCGGGTTGAGCCTGGCAATCGCGATGTTCCTGTGGCGCCGGGTGCACCGCGGCTGGCGTCCGTTGTTGGCGGCCTACGTGCTCATCATGGCCTTCACCCTGGTCTACGCGGCCGAGCACTACGTGGTGGACCTGCTGCTCGGCTGGTTGTTGGCGGTGATCGCGATGGTCGCGCTCAACCGGCTGAGCCCGCACGCCACGGCTGCCCCGCCGGACCCGTAG
- a CDS encoding DNA-directed RNA polymerase subunit beta', with translation MLDVNFFDELRIGLATADDIRNWSFGEVKKPETINYRTLKPEKDGLFCEKIFGPTRDWECYCGKYKRVRFKGIICERCGVEVTRAKVRRERMGHIELAAPVTHIWYFKGVPSRLGYLLDLAPKDLEKIIYFAAYVITSVDDEMRHNELSTLEAEMVVEKKAVEDQRDADLEARAQKLEADMKELEDEGAKSDVKRKVRDGGEREMRQLRDRAQRELDRLDEIWTTFTKLAPKQLIVDENLYRELVDRYGEYFTGAMGAESIKKLIETFDIDAEAESLRDTIRNGKGQKKLRALKRLKVVAAFQTNRNSPMGMVLDAVPVIPPELRPMVQLDGGRFATSDLNDLYRRVINRNNRLKRLIDLGAPEIIVNNEKRMLQESVDALFDNGRRGRPVTGPGNRPLKSLSDLLKGKQGRFRQNLLGKRVDYSGRSVIVVGPQLKLHQCGLPKLMALELFKPFVMKRLVDLNHAQNIKSAKRMVERQRPQVWDVLEEVIGEHPVLLNRAPTLHRLGIQAFEPQLVEGKAIQLHPLVCEAFNADFDGDQMAVHLPLSAEAQAEARILMLSSNNILSPASGRPLAMPRLDMVTGLYFLTTEIPGDTGEYAPAAKDQVEFGVYSSPAEAIMALDRGALSVRARIKVRLTQQRPPADIEADLFGAEGWQPGDAWTAETTLGRVMFNELLPISYPFVNKQMHKKVQAAIINDLAERYPMIVVAQTVDKLKDAGFHWATRSGVTVSMADVLVPPQKEEILDRYEKEADGIEKKYQRGALNHGERNEALVKIWQEATDEVGKALEAYYPDDNPIITIVKSGATGNFTQTRTLAGMKGLVTNPKGEFIPRPIKSSFREGLTVLEYFINTHGARKGLADTALRTADSGYLTRRLVDVSQDVIVREADCGTERGITVTIAELQAGSEALIRDPHVETSAYARTLAADAVDEKGNVIVERGHDLGDPAIDALLAAGITSVKVRSVLTCTTGTGVCAYCYGRSMATGKLVDIGEAVGIVAAQSIGEPGTQLTMRTFHQGGTTGGTDIVGGLPRVQELFEARVPRNRAPIADVSGRVRLEESDKFYTITIVPDDGGEEVVYDKLSRRQRLRVYKHEDGSERLLADGDHVEVGQQLMEGSADPHEVLRVMGPREVQVHLVGEVQDVYRAQGVSIHDKHIEVIVRQMLRRVTIIDSGATEFLPGSLTERSEFESENRRVVTEGGEPAAGRPVLMGITKASLATDSWLSAASFQETTRVLTDAAINCRSDKLQGLKENVIIGKLIPAGTGINRYRNIAVQPTEEARAAAYTIPSYEDQYYSPDFGQATGAAVPLDDYGYSDYR, from the coding sequence GTGCTAGACGTCAACTTCTTCGATGAACTCCGTATTGGCCTCGCCACCGCGGACGACATCCGTAATTGGTCCTTCGGCGAGGTCAAGAAGCCGGAGACCATCAACTACCGCACGCTCAAGCCAGAGAAGGACGGCCTGTTCTGCGAGAAGATCTTCGGACCGACTCGCGACTGGGAGTGCTACTGCGGCAAGTACAAGCGCGTCCGCTTCAAGGGCATCATCTGTGAGCGCTGCGGCGTCGAGGTGACCCGCGCCAAGGTGCGTCGTGAGCGGATGGGCCACATCGAGCTGGCCGCGCCGGTCACCCACATCTGGTACTTCAAGGGTGTGCCGAGCCGGTTGGGCTATCTGCTCGACCTGGCGCCCAAGGATCTGGAAAAGATCATCTACTTCGCGGCCTACGTGATCACGTCGGTCGACGACGAGATGCGCCACAACGAGCTGTCCACGCTCGAGGCCGAGATGGTCGTCGAGAAGAAGGCCGTCGAGGATCAGCGCGACGCCGACCTGGAGGCCCGGGCGCAGAAGCTCGAGGCCGACATGAAGGAACTCGAGGACGAGGGCGCCAAGTCCGACGTCAAGCGCAAGGTGCGCGACGGCGGCGAGCGCGAGATGCGTCAGCTCCGGGACCGGGCCCAGCGCGAGCTGGACCGGCTCGACGAGATCTGGACCACCTTCACCAAGCTGGCTCCCAAGCAGCTCATCGTCGACGAGAACCTGTACCGGGAACTCGTGGACCGCTACGGCGAGTACTTCACCGGCGCCATGGGTGCCGAGTCGATCAAGAAGCTCATCGAGACCTTCGACATCGACGCCGAGGCCGAGTCGCTGCGCGACACGATCCGCAACGGCAAGGGTCAGAAGAAGCTGCGCGCCCTCAAGCGCCTCAAGGTGGTTGCGGCGTTCCAGACCAACCGCAACTCGCCGATGGGCATGGTGCTCGACGCCGTTCCGGTGATCCCGCCGGAGCTGCGTCCGATGGTCCAGCTCGACGGTGGCCGCTTCGCCACCTCCGACCTCAACGACCTGTACCGCCGCGTCATCAACCGCAACAACCGTCTCAAGAGGCTGATCGACCTCGGCGCGCCCGAGATCATCGTCAACAACGAGAAGCGGATGCTGCAGGAGTCCGTGGACGCGCTGTTCGACAACGGCCGTCGCGGCCGTCCGGTCACCGGGCCGGGCAACCGTCCGCTGAAGTCGCTGTCCGATCTGCTCAAGGGCAAGCAGGGCCGGTTCCGTCAGAACCTGCTCGGCAAGCGCGTCGACTACTCGGGCCGCTCGGTCATCGTGGTCGGCCCGCAGCTCAAGCTGCATCAGTGCGGGCTGCCCAAGCTGATGGCGCTCGAGCTGTTCAAGCCGTTCGTGATGAAGCGCCTGGTCGACCTGAACCACGCGCAGAACATCAAGAGCGCCAAGCGGATGGTGGAACGTCAGCGTCCGCAGGTGTGGGATGTCCTCGAAGAGGTCATCGGTGAGCACCCGGTGCTGCTGAACCGGGCGCCGACGTTGCACCGCCTCGGCATCCAGGCCTTCGAGCCGCAGCTGGTGGAGGGCAAGGCCATCCAGCTGCACCCGCTGGTCTGCGAGGCGTTCAACGCCGACTTCGACGGTGACCAGATGGCCGTGCACCTTCCGCTGAGCGCGGAGGCGCAGGCCGAGGCCCGCATCCTGATGCTGTCGTCGAACAACATCCTGTCGCCGGCATCGGGTCGTCCGTTGGCCATGCCCCGACTGGACATGGTGACCGGTCTGTACTTCCTGACCACCGAGATTCCCGGGGACACCGGCGAATACGCCCCGGCGGCCAAGGATCAGGTGGAGTTCGGTGTCTACAGCTCGCCGGCCGAGGCCATCATGGCCCTGGACCGCGGCGCGTTGAGCGTCCGGGCGCGGATCAAGGTGCGGCTGACGCAACAGCGTCCGCCGGCCGACATCGAGGCCGACCTGTTCGGAGCCGAGGGCTGGCAGCCGGGTGATGCCTGGACCGCGGAGACCACGCTGGGTCGCGTCATGTTCAACGAACTGCTGCCGATCAGCTATCCGTTCGTCAACAAGCAGATGCACAAGAAGGTGCAGGCGGCGATCATCAACGATCTCGCCGAGCGCTACCCCATGATCGTGGTCGCACAGACCGTCGACAAGCTGAAGGACGCCGGTTTCCATTGGGCGACCCGAAGCGGGGTCACGGTCTCGATGGCCGACGTGTTGGTGCCGCCGCAGAAGGAAGAGATCCTCGACCGGTACGAGAAGGAAGCCGACGGGATCGAGAAGAAGTACCAGCGCGGCGCGCTCAACCACGGTGAGCGCAACGAGGCCCTGGTCAAGATCTGGCAGGAGGCCACCGACGAGGTCGGTAAGGCGCTCGAGGCGTACTACCCGGACGACAACCCGATCATCACGATCGTGAAGTCCGGCGCCACGGGCAACTTCACCCAGACCCGGACGCTGGCCGGCATGAAGGGTCTGGTGACCAACCCGAAGGGTGAGTTCATCCCGCGTCCCATCAAGTCCTCGTTCCGCGAGGGCCTGACGGTGCTGGAGTACTTCATCAACACCCACGGTGCCCGTAAGGGTCTGGCCGACACCGCGTTGCGTACCGCCGACTCGGGTTACCTGACCCGTCGTCTGGTGGACGTCAGCCAGGACGTCATCGTCCGCGAGGCCGACTGCGGTACCGAGCGTGGCATCACGGTGACCATCGCCGAGTTGCAGGCCGGATCCGAGGCCCTGATTCGCGATCCGCACGTGGAGACCAGTGCGTATGCCCGCACCCTGGCCGCCGACGCGGTCGACGAGAAGGGCAACGTGATCGTCGAGCGCGGGCACGACCTGGGCGACCCGGCGATCGACGCACTGTTGGCCGCGGGGATCACCTCGGTCAAGGTGCGTTCGGTACTGACCTGCACCACCGGTACCGGGGTGTGCGCGTACTGCTACGGCCGTTCGATGGCCACCGGCAAGCTGGTCGACATCGGCGAGGCCGTCGGCATCGTCGCGGCCCAGTCCATCGGTGAGCCCGGCACGCAGCTGACCATGCGTACCTTCCACCAGGGTGGCACCACCGGCGGCACCGACATCGTCGGTGGTCTGCCGCGGGTGCAGGAGCTGTTCGAGGCGCGCGTTCCGCGTAACCGCGCCCCGATCGCCGACGTGTCCGGGCGGGTTCGCCTGGAGGAGAGCGACAAGTTCTACACGATCACAATCGTGCCGGATGACGGCGGCGAGGAAGTGGTCTACGACAAGCTCTCCCGTCGTCAGCGCCTGCGGGTGTACAAGCACGAGGACGGCTCCGAGCGGCTCCTGGCCGACGGTGACCACGTCGAGGTGGGCCAGCAGCTGATGGAAGGCTCGGCCGACCCGCACGAGGTGCTGCGCGTCATGGGTCCGCGCGAGGTGCAGGTGCACCTCGTCGGCGAGGTGCAGGACGTCTACCGCGCTCAGGGTGTGTCGATCCACGACAAGCACATCGAGGTGATCGTGCGCCAGATGCTGCGTCGGGTCACCATCATCGATTCGGGTGCCACGGAGTTCCTGCCCGGGTCGCTGACCGAGCGCAGCGAGTTCGAGTCCGAGAACCGGCGGGTGGTGACCGAGGGCGGCGAGCCCGCGGCGGGCCGCCCGGTGCTGATGGGCATCACGAAGGCCTCGCTGGCCACCGATTCGTGGTTGTCGGCGGCGTCCTTCCAGGAGACCACCCGCGTGCTGACCGATGCGGCGATCAACTGCCGCAGCGACAAGCTGCAGGGTCTGAAGGAGAACGTGATCATCGGCAAGCTGATCCCGGCCGGAACCGGCATCAACCGGTACCGCAACATCGCGGTCCAGCCGACCGAGGAGGCCCGCGCCGCGGCGTACACGATCCCGTCCTACGAGGATCAGTACTACAGCCCGGACTTCGGTCAGGCGACCGGAGCCGCGGTACCGCTCGACGATTACGGGTACAGCGACTACCGGTAG
- a CDS encoding DNA-directed RNA polymerase subunit beta encodes MLEGCILAVSSQSKSESTNHSVPGAPNRISFAKLREPLEVPGLLDVQTESFAWLVGAGSWRQKAVDRGDINPRGGLEEVLEELSPIEDFSGSMSLSFSDPRFDDVKAPVDECKDKDMTYAAPLFVTAEFINNNTGEIKSQTVFMGDFPMMTEKGTFIINGTERVVVSQLVRSPGVYFDESIDKSTEKTLHSVKVIPGRGAWLEFDIDKRDTVGVRIDRKRRQPVTVLLKALGWTNEQIVERYGFSEIMMSTLEKDATAGTDEALLDIYRKLRPGEPPTKESAQTLLENLFFKEKRYDLARVGRYKVNKKLGLNVGEPITSSTLTEEDIAATIEYLVRLHEGQASMTAPGGSEVPVEVDDIDHFGNRRLRTVGELIQNQIRVGLSRMERVVRERMTTQDVEAITPQTLINIRPVVAAIKEFFGTSQLSQFMDQNNPLSGLTHKRRLSALGPGGLSRERAGLEVRDVHPSHYGRMCPIETPEGPNIGLIGSLSVYARVNPFGFIETPYRKVVEGVVTDEISYLTADEEDRYIVAQANSPIDDDGRFTEERILVRKKGGEVENVTPAEVDYMDVSPRQMVSVATAMIPFLEHDDANRALMGANMQRQAVPLVRSEAPLVGTGMELRAAIDAGDVVIAEKAGVIEEVSADYVTVMADDGTRQTYRMRKFARSNHGTCANQRPIVDAGQRVEAGQVVADGPCTSEGEMALGKNLLVAIMPWEGHNYEDAIILSQRLVEEDVLTSIHIEEHEIDARDTKLGAEEITRDIPNVSDEVLADLDERGIIRIGAEVRDGDILVGKVTPKGETELTPEERLLRAIFGEKAREVRDTSLKVPHGESGKVIGIRVFSREDDDELPAGVNELVRVYVAQKRKISDGDKLAGRHGNKGVIGKILAQEDMPFLPDGTPVDIILNTHGVPRRMNIGQILETHLGWVAKTGWNVELATNPEWAAGLPEHLRSAPADTKTATPVFDGAQEEELQGLLAATLPNRDGEVMVNGDGKATLYDGRSGEPFPYPVTVGYMYILKLHHLVDDKIHARSTGPYSMITQQPLGGKAQFGGQRFGEMECWAMQAYGAAYTLQELLTIKSDDTVGRVKVYEAIVKGENIPEPGIPESFKVLLKELQSLCLNVEVLSSDGAAIEMRDGDDEDLERAAANLGINLSRNESASVEDLA; translated from the coding sequence GTGCTGGAAGGATGCATCTTGGCAGTCTCTAGCCAGAGCAAGTCAGAATCCACGAACCACTCCGTCCCTGGGGCACCCAACCGTATTTCGTTTGCCAAGCTCCGTGAACCGCTCGAGGTTCCGGGGCTGCTCGACGTGCAGACCGAGTCGTTTGCATGGTTGGTCGGGGCCGGCAGTTGGCGGCAGAAGGCCGTCGATCGCGGCGACATCAACCCCCGGGGCGGCCTCGAAGAGGTCCTCGAGGAGCTGTCGCCGATCGAGGACTTCTCGGGTTCGATGTCGCTGAGCTTCTCCGATCCGCGCTTCGACGACGTCAAGGCGCCGGTCGACGAGTGCAAAGACAAGGACATGACGTACGCGGCTCCGCTGTTCGTCACGGCCGAATTCATCAACAACAACACCGGTGAGATCAAGAGCCAGACGGTCTTCATGGGTGATTTCCCGATGATGACCGAAAAGGGCACCTTCATCATCAACGGCACCGAGCGTGTCGTGGTCAGCCAGCTGGTGCGCTCGCCGGGCGTGTACTTCGACGAGAGCATCGACAAGTCCACCGAGAAGACCCTGCACAGCGTCAAGGTCATCCCGGGTCGCGGCGCGTGGCTGGAATTCGACATCGACAAGCGCGACACCGTCGGTGTGCGCATCGACCGCAAGCGTCGGCAGCCGGTCACCGTGCTGCTCAAGGCGCTCGGCTGGACCAACGAGCAGATCGTGGAGCGCTACGGCTTCTCCGAGATCATGATGTCGACGCTCGAGAAGGACGCCACCGCCGGCACCGATGAGGCGCTGCTGGACATCTATCGCAAGCTGCGCCCGGGCGAGCCGCCCACCAAGGAGTCCGCGCAGACCCTGCTGGAGAACCTGTTCTTCAAGGAGAAGCGCTACGACCTGGCCCGCGTGGGCCGCTACAAGGTCAACAAGAAGCTGGGCCTCAACGTCGGCGAGCCGATCACCAGCTCGACGCTGACCGAAGAGGACATCGCCGCCACCATCGAGTACCTGGTCCGTCTGCACGAGGGCCAGGCCAGCATGACGGCGCCCGGCGGCAGCGAGGTTCCGGTCGAGGTCGACGACATCGACCACTTCGGCAACCGTCGGCTGCGTACCGTCGGCGAGCTGATCCAGAACCAGATCCGGGTCGGTCTGTCCCGCATGGAGCGCGTGGTGCGCGAGCGGATGACCACTCAGGACGTCGAGGCGATCACGCCGCAGACCCTGATCAACATCCGCCCCGTGGTGGCTGCGATCAAGGAATTCTTCGGCACCAGCCAGCTGTCGCAGTTCATGGACCAGAACAACCCGCTTTCGGGTCTGACCCACAAGCGCCGCCTGTCGGCGCTCGGGCCCGGTGGTCTGTCCCGTGAACGTGCCGGCCTCGAAGTCCGTGACGTGCACCCGTCGCACTACGGCCGGATGTGCCCGATCGAGACCCCGGAAGGCCCGAACATCGGCCTGATCGGCTCGCTGTCGGTGTACGCCCGGGTCAACCCGTTCGGCTTCATCGAGACGCCGTACCGCAAGGTCGTCGAGGGTGTCGTCACCGACGAGATCAGCTACCTCACGGCCGACGAGGAAGACCGCTACATCGTGGCGCAGGCCAACTCGCCGATCGACGATGACGGCCGCTTCACCGAAGAGCGCATCCTGGTGCGTAAAAAGGGTGGCGAGGTCGAGAACGTCACGCCGGCCGAGGTCGACTACATGGACGTATCGCCGCGCCAGATGGTGTCGGTGGCCACGGCCATGATCCCGTTCCTCGAGCACGACGACGCCAACCGCGCCCTGATGGGTGCGAACATGCAGCGTCAGGCGGTCCCGCTGGTTCGCAGCGAGGCGCCGCTGGTCGGCACCGGCATGGAACTGCGCGCCGCGATCGACGCGGGTGACGTGGTGATCGCCGAGAAGGCCGGTGTGATCGAGGAGGTCAGCGCCGACTACGTGACGGTGATGGCCGACGACGGCACCCGCCAGACCTACCGGATGCGCAAGTTCGCCCGCTCCAACCACGGCACGTGCGCCAACCAGCGCCCGATCGTGGACGCCGGGCAGCGGGTCGAGGCCGGTCAGGTCGTGGCCGACGGACCGTGTACCTCCGAAGGCGAGATGGCCCTGGGCAAGAACCTGCTCGTGGCGATCATGCCGTGGGAGGGCCACAACTACGAGGACGCGATCATCCTGAGCCAGCGGCTCGTGGAGGAGGACGTGCTCACCTCGATCCACATCGAAGAGCACGAGATCGATGCCCGCGACACCAAGTTGGGCGCCGAGGAGATCACCCGGGACATCCCGAACGTCTCCGACGAGGTGCTGGCCGACCTCGACGAGCGCGGCATCATCCGGATCGGTGCCGAGGTTCGCGACGGCGACATCCTGGTGGGCAAGGTGACCCCCAAGGGTGAGACCGAGCTGACCCCGGAGGAGCGGCTGCTGCGCGCGATCTTCGGCGAGAAGGCCCGCGAGGTCCGCGACACCTCCCTGAAGGTGCCGCACGGCGAGTCGGGCAAGGTCATCGGAATCCGGGTGTTCTCCCGCGAGGACGACGACGAGCTGCCGGCCGGCGTCAACGAACTGGTCCGCGTCTACGTGGCCCAGAAGCGCAAGATCTCCGACGGCGACAAGCTCGCCGGACGTCACGGCAACAAGGGCGTCATCGGCAAGATCCTGGCGCAGGAGGACATGCCGTTCCTGCCGGACGGCACCCCCGTGGACATCATTCTGAACACCCACGGTGTGCCGCGCCGGATGAACATCGGGCAGATTCTGGAAACCCACCTCGGGTGGGTCGCCAAGACCGGCTGGAATGTTGAGCTGGCGACGAACCCGGAATGGGCTGCCGGGCTGCCCGAGCATCTGCGCAGCGCCCCCGCCGACACCAAGACCGCCACCCCGGTGTTCGACGGTGCGCAGGAGGAGGAGCTGCAGGGTCTGCTCGCGGCGACGCTGCCGAACCGTGACGGCGAAGTCATGGTCAACGGCGACGGCAAGGCCACCTTGTACGACGGTCGCAGTGGTGAACCGTTCCCGTACCCGGTGACGGTCGGCTACATGTACATCCTGAAGCTGCACCACTTGGTGGACGACAAGATCCACGCCCGCTCCACCGGTCCGTACTCGATGATCACCCAGCAGCCGCTGGGCGGTAAGGCGCAGTTCGGTGGCCAGCGGTTCGGCGAGATGGAGTGCTGGGCCATGCAGGCCTACGGTGCGGCCTACACGCTGCAGGAGCTGCTGACCATCAAGTCCGACGACACGGTGGGCCGGGTCAAGGTCTACGAGGCGATCGTCAAGGGCGAGAACATCCCCGAGCCGGGCATCCCTGAGTCGTTCAAGGTGCTGCTCAAGGAACTGCAGTCGCTGTGCCTCAACGTCGAGGTGCTCTCCAGCGACGGTGCCGCGATCGAGATGCGGGACGGCGACGACGAGGACCTGGAACGCGCTGCCGCGAACCTGGGCATCAACTTGTCGCGCAACGAGTCCGCTTCGGTTGAGGACTTGGCTTGA